In Streptococcus oralis, a single window of DNA contains:
- a CDS encoding restriction endonuclease subunit S: MKYKEVNLGELVSFVSKGIPPKYIETKSDNTIVVLNQRTNRNFQIDYSLSRLNDLLKKKVPTNKILIDYDILINSTGVGTAGRVAQLVKVPELTTVDGHMIIVRPDEEKIDPLYLGYALKAQQVKIEGLQEGSTGQTELNRQRLLNDIIIQFPESRKLQQDISRLFFSLDEKIENNKKINHHLLA, encoded by the coding sequence TTGAAATATAAGGAGGTAAATTTAGGTGAACTTGTTAGCTTTGTTTCAAAAGGTATTCCACCAAAATATATTGAGACTAAATCCGATAATACTATCGTTGTACTTAATCAAAGGACGAATAGAAATTTTCAAATTGATTACTCTTTGTCACGGTTAAATGATTTATTGAAGAAAAAAGTACCTACAAATAAGATACTAATAGATTATGATATTTTGATAAATTCTACAGGCGTTGGAACAGCAGGACGAGTTGCTCAATTAGTAAAAGTACCTGAATTGACTACTGTAGATGGACATATGATAATTGTTAGACCAGATGAAGAGAAAATAGATCCTTTGTATTTAGGTTATGCTCTTAAAGCACAACAAGTAAAAATTGAAGGATTACAAGAAGGATCAACTGGGCAGACTGAGTTAAATCGACAACGATTATTGAATGATATTATTATACAATTTCCTGAATCAAGAAAATTACAACAAGATATTTCCAGACTATTCTTTTCACTTGATGAAAAGATTGAGAATAATAAAAAGATAAATCATCATTTACTGGCTTGA
- the xerA gene encoding site-specific tyrosine recombinase/integron integrase, which produces MKDKLITQITTDMANHLSTQQLENLQKVLMAAFINVEIAEIKTVNKQKSNEKLLELFISAKRIEGCSEKSLKYYRMVIENMFTSLNLIVRDIATSDLRTYLAHYQRERKSSKVTIDNMRRIFSSFFSWLEDEDFILKSPVRRIRKIKTDKTIKETFSDEGLELLRDTCHEIRDLAMIDLLASTGMRVGELVRLNREDINFYERECIVFGKGNSERIVYFDARTKIHLINYLDSRQDDNPALFVSLSSPHDRLLIGGVETRLRQLGVKADLNKVHPHKFRRTLATRAIDKGMPIEQVQHLLGHVKIDTTMHYAMVNQANVKNSHRKYIG; this is translated from the coding sequence ATGAAAGATAAATTAATCACACAAATTACAACAGATATGGCCAATCATTTAAGTACTCAACAATTAGAAAATCTGCAAAAGGTACTAATGGCGGCTTTTATCAATGTAGAAATTGCAGAAATAAAAACAGTAAATAAGCAGAAGAGTAATGAGAAATTGCTTGAGTTATTTATTTCTGCAAAGCGGATTGAAGGTTGTAGTGAAAAGTCTTTAAAATATTATAGAATGGTCATTGAGAATATGTTTACCAGTCTTAATTTGATTGTAAGAGATATAGCGACTAGTGACTTACGGACTTATCTTGCACATTATCAACGAGAACGAAAATCTAGCAAAGTAACTATTGATAATATGCGTCGGATTTTTAGTAGTTTTTTTAGTTGGCTTGAAGATGAGGATTTCATTCTCAAAAGCCCTGTGCGCCGGATTCGTAAGATAAAGACGGATAAAACGATTAAAGAAACTTTTTCTGATGAAGGATTAGAACTGCTGAGAGATACCTGTCATGAAATTCGTGATTTGGCCATGATTGATTTATTGGCTTCAACTGGAATGCGGGTAGGTGAACTAGTGAGATTGAATAGAGAGGATATTAATTTTTATGAAAGAGAATGTATTGTCTTTGGTAAAGGGAATAGTGAGCGAATCGTCTACTTCGACGCTAGAACAAAGATTCACTTGATAAACTACTTGGACAGTCGTCAGGATGATAATCCAGCTTTGTTCGTTTCCTTGTCATCTCCACATGATAGATTGCTAATCGGAGGGGTAGAAACAAGATTGAGACAACTCGGTGTAAAAGCAGATTTAAATAAAGTCCATCCGCATAAATTCAGACGGACATTGGCGACACGCGCCATAGACAAGGGCATGCCCATCGAACAAGTCCAGCACTTACTTGGCCATGTCAAGATAGATACCACCATGCACTATGCCATGGTCAATCAAGCGAATGTAAAAAATTCGCATAGGAAATATATAGGTTGA
- a CDS encoding restriction endonuclease subunit S: MKIFYSSNSIKLGDIFELKSGYAFKSKDWVDEGKPVIKIKDIDGITVDITNLNYVKNKSQLSKASNFEVFGKEIVMALTGATTGKIGVIPKNFKGYVNQRVGLFYAKTELSYAVLWSILQQQNIITDLIKLSSGSAQANLSPFSVNSYDLNVTFKDLIELDKVLSPLYELFCFNLSEIQRLSKLRDTLLPKLLSGELSVNQASK, translated from the coding sequence TTGAAGATTTTCTATTCAAGTAATTCTATTAAATTAGGAGATATATTTGAATTAAAATCAGGCTATGCGTTTAAGAGTAAAGACTGGGTTGACGAAGGTAAACCAGTAATCAAAATAAAAGATATAGATGGGATAACTGTTGATATTACTAATCTAAATTATGTAAAAAATAAGTCTCAATTATCAAAGGCTTCAAACTTTGAGGTGTTTGGAAAAGAAATTGTAATGGCTCTAACGGGGGCGACTACTGGAAAAATCGGCGTTATTCCAAAAAATTTTAAGGGATATGTAAATCAGCGTGTTGGTTTATTTTATGCTAAAACAGAACTTTCTTATGCAGTCCTTTGGTCTATTTTGCAACAGCAAAATATAATTACAGACTTAATCAAACTTTCTAGCGGTTCTGCACAAGCAAACTTGAGTCCATTTTCAGTGAATAGTTATGACTTGAATGTAACATTTAAAGATTTAATTGAGTTAGACAAAGTACTCTCTCCTCTTTATGAGTTATTTTGTTTCAACCTTTCAGAAATTCAAAGGTTATCTAAACTAAGAGATACTCTCCTACCCAAACTTTTATCTGGTGAACTCTCTGTCAATCAAGCCAGTAAATGA
- a CDS encoding restriction endonuclease subunit S has product MALSIFKEEFSKKEVTNKLGDFFPVITGKKDANIAKGGEYPFFSCSQNISYTDNYSFDARAILLAGNGDFNVKIFNGKFEAYQRTYVLIPNNDEHFGYLYYAIKYFLNDITSGHRGSVIKFITKGQIEHFDIFMTSNKEKLFLFNSFIENIANNNKEIDKLTNIRDTLLPKLLSGEISIDQASK; this is encoded by the coding sequence ATGGCCTTATCTATTTTTAAAGAAGAGTTTAGTAAAAAAGAAGTCACCAACAAATTAGGAGATTTCTTCCCTGTTATTACCGGCAAAAAAGATGCAAATATTGCAAAAGGAGGAGAATATCCGTTTTTTAGTTGTTCTCAAAACATTTCTTATACGGACAATTATTCATTTGATGCTAGAGCAATTTTATTGGCAGGTAATGGAGACTTTAATGTTAAAATATTTAATGGAAAATTTGAAGCTTACCAAAGAACTTATGTTCTAATCCCTAATAATGATGAACACTTTGGCTATCTGTATTATGCAATTAAATATTTTTTAAACGATATTACTTCTGGACATAGAGGTTCTGTCATAAAATTTATAACAAAAGGTCAGATAGAACATTTTGATATTTTTATGACAAGTAATAAAGAAAAATTATTTTTATTCAACTCCTTTATTGAGAATATAGCCAACAACAATAAAGAAATTGATAAACTAACTAATATTAGGGACACTCTCCTCCCAAAACTTCTGTCTGGCGAAATTTCTATTGATCAAGCCAGTAAATGA